A genomic region of Natronomonas salsuginis contains the following coding sequences:
- a CDS encoding GMC family oxidoreductase, with protein MSSPRSDRTPLERADVCVIGAGPAGGLVADRLADEHEVVVLDAGPRFDFDDRIERQEKAIRPAYDRSDVWDGDPERDAHSASGEWFYPLNQARVKGIGGSTLHWQGMVMRLHEDDFNSESVRGAGADWPIDYADLRPYYADAERELGVAGSDDNPYAPPREEPFPMTAFAPSYSDGLFAEACETLEIDMHSVPNARNAESYDGRSACVGYGTCQPVCPSGAKYDATVHVERAEERGATVIDRAPVQRLEHDADRVTAAVYATPDGEEHRQEAEAFVVACGGVETPRLLLCSESEQYPDGLANSSGLVGAFFMDHLFAGMGGVLDEPTRQNHVGFLTSGCHQFYDDADGEVGPFKLEFFNYDGPSPVEMALSGDEWGDALLDRLRESYGNHIGMGALVEQRPREDNYVGLDRERTDDHGRPVPDVHWSVDDRALRTIERANEIQRTILEELGAEITWQVGPDNTGPAYHHMGTTRMGTDPAESVVDPWLRTHDLTNCWLVTSGAFPTGGAMNPTLTIAALALRAAENLRETL; from the coding sequence ATGAGTTCCCCACGGAGCGATCGAACGCCGCTGGAGCGAGCGGACGTCTGCGTGATCGGCGCGGGACCGGCGGGCGGGCTCGTCGCCGACCGACTCGCCGACGAGCACGAGGTGGTCGTGTTGGACGCCGGACCGCGATTCGACTTCGACGACCGCATCGAGCGCCAAGAGAAAGCGATCCGCCCGGCCTACGACCGCTCCGACGTGTGGGACGGCGATCCCGAACGCGACGCGCACTCGGCCTCAGGCGAGTGGTTCTACCCGCTGAACCAGGCGCGCGTCAAGGGGATCGGCGGCTCGACGCTGCACTGGCAGGGGATGGTGATGCGGCTGCACGAGGACGACTTCAACTCCGAAAGCGTCCGCGGCGCGGGCGCTGACTGGCCGATCGACTACGCGGACCTCCGGCCGTACTACGCCGACGCCGAGCGCGAGCTGGGCGTCGCCGGCTCGGACGACAACCCCTACGCGCCGCCCCGTGAGGAGCCGTTTCCGATGACGGCGTTCGCGCCCTCCTACAGCGACGGCCTGTTCGCCGAGGCCTGCGAAACCCTGGAGATCGATATGCACTCGGTGCCGAACGCCCGCAACGCCGAGTCCTACGACGGGCGCTCGGCGTGCGTCGGCTACGGGACCTGCCAGCCCGTCTGTCCGTCGGGCGCGAAGTACGATGCGACCGTCCACGTCGAGCGCGCCGAGGAGAGGGGTGCGACGGTGATCGATCGGGCCCCGGTCCAACGGCTCGAACACGACGCTGATAGGGTGACAGCGGCGGTCTACGCGACCCCCGACGGCGAGGAGCACCGACAGGAGGCCGAGGCCTTCGTCGTCGCCTGCGGCGGCGTCGAGACGCCGCGATTGCTCCTGTGTTCGGAGTCCGAACAGTACCCCGATGGGCTCGCGAACTCCAGCGGCCTCGTCGGCGCGTTCTTCATGGATCACCTATTCGCCGGCATGGGCGGCGTCCTCGACGAGCCGACCCGCCAGAACCACGTCGGCTTTCTCACGAGCGGGTGCCACCAGTTCTACGACGACGCCGACGGTGAGGTCGGGCCGTTCAAACTGGAGTTCTTCAACTACGACGGCCCCTCGCCGGTCGAGATGGCGCTCTCGGGCGACGAGTGGGGCGACGCCCTGCTCGATCGGCTTCGCGAGTCGTACGGGAACCACATCGGGATGGGGGCGCTCGTCGAGCAGCGCCCGCGGGAGGACAACTACGTCGGCCTCGACCGCGAGCGGACCGACGATCACGGCCGGCCGGTGCCGGACGTTCACTGGTCGGTGGACGACCGGGCGCTGCGGACGATCGAGCGGGCCAACGAAATCCAGCGAACGATCCTCGAGGAGTTAGGCGCGGAGATCACCTGGCAGGTCGGCCCCGACAACACCGGGCCGGCGTACCACCACATGGGCACGACGCGGATGGGGACCGATCCGGCCGAAAGCGTCGTCGATCCGTGGCTTCGGACTCACGACCTGACGAACTGCTGGCTCGTCACCAGCGGCGCGTTCCCGACCGGCGGCGCGATGAACCCGACGCTCACCATCGCCGCACTCGCGCTGAGAGCCGCGGAGAACCTTCGTGAAACGCTTTGA
- a CDS encoding gluconate 2-dehydrogenase subunit 3 family protein yields the protein MELTRRDAAAALAAIGTTGAVAFGVNRLGREREERDERPDPAAGVTVDDARIVETLSAAAAVVYPEAVSGVDAFVEAFLDGRLDRPDHAVALGEAVGELDELATAWYGDRFAELPVADRDRLLREAGANTADEDPEGTTAERIRYYVVNELLLALYASPTGGELVGIENPQGYPGGTESYRRGPQ from the coding sequence ATGGAGCTGACGAGGCGGGACGCCGCCGCCGCCCTGGCTGCGATCGGGACGACCGGCGCGGTCGCGTTCGGCGTCAATCGGCTCGGACGTGAACGCGAGGAGCGCGACGAACGGCCGGATCCGGCGGCCGGCGTGACGGTCGACGACGCGCGGATCGTGGAGACGCTTTCGGCCGCCGCCGCCGTCGTCTACCCCGAGGCGGTCTCGGGAGTCGACGCGTTCGTGGAGGCGTTCCTCGACGGGCGGCTCGACCGCCCTGACCACGCGGTCGCCCTTGGTGAGGCGGTCGGCGAACTAGACGAACTCGCGACGGCGTGGTACGGCGATCGCTTCGCCGAACTGCCGGTCGCGGACCGCGATCGACTTCTCCGAGAAGCCGGCGCGAACACCGCCGATGAGGATCCCGAGGGCACGACTGCCGAGCGGATCAGATACTACGTCGTCAACGAACTGCTGCTCGCGCTGTACGCCTCGCCGACGGGCGGCGAGTTGGTCGGAATCGAGAACCCCCAGGGGTATCCTGGCGGGACCGAAAGCTACCGACGGGGGCCGCAATGA
- a CDS encoding ABC transporter permease produces the protein MDQPTETDADSSTRSLPLGLTLLSGLIAVALVFPLAWLFIEVAAVEPTRARGLVFSAGTADVLVNSLLLMGGVTAGSVLLGVPLAYLTVRTDLPFRRFWSIVAALPLVIPSYVGAFAFVSAFGPRGEFQSILAPLGIERIPEIYGLPGAVLVITLYTYPYVYLTARAALVSFDTQLIDAARTLNYGRWDAFRRVTLPQIRPAIAAGALLSALYAISDFGTPAIMRLSVFTREIYVEYTSFGAEYAALLSIQLLLLVLLVLVLEWAIRPDQTVKGGDADHDGTRVQLGRWRWPATLLPAGVSLVALVVPIWILLLWLVRTDTERQPSLSFEWVQVLNSVGVAAAAAAVATLVALPVAYFAATNDSRVSILFERATYVGFAVPGVVLGLALVFFGAGYLPSLYQTLPLLIFAYTIRFVPQAVGTTRTSILQLDSKLVEAGRTLGESPLGTFRRITLPNIRSGLVAGAALVFLTTMKELPVTLILRPSGFETIVTQIWRAQAAVLYQYAAIPALLLLLISGLSMVVILAQEGDERGL, from the coding sequence ATGGACCAACCGACCGAAACCGACGCCGATTCGTCGACCCGCTCGTTACCGCTGGGGCTGACGTTGCTCTCCGGGCTAATCGCCGTCGCGTTGGTGTTCCCGCTCGCCTGGCTCTTCATCGAAGTCGCGGCCGTCGAACCGACGCGCGCGCGCGGCCTCGTGTTCAGCGCCGGCACCGCTGACGTGCTCGTCAACAGCCTCCTCCTGATGGGCGGCGTGACCGCGGGGTCGGTGCTGCTCGGCGTCCCGCTCGCGTACCTGACCGTCAGAACCGACCTTCCATTCCGCCGGTTCTGGTCGATCGTCGCCGCCCTTCCGCTCGTTATTCCCAGCTACGTCGGCGCGTTCGCGTTCGTCTCGGCGTTCGGCCCCCGCGGGGAGTTCCAGTCGATTTTGGCCCCGCTCGGTATCGAACGGATCCCCGAAATATACGGGCTCCCGGGCGCTGTACTCGTCATCACGCTGTACACGTACCCGTACGTCTACCTCACTGCTCGAGCCGCGTTGGTCTCGTTCGACACCCAGTTGATCGACGCCGCGCGGACGCTCAACTACGGGCGGTGGGACGCGTTTCGCAGGGTGACGCTGCCGCAGATCCGCCCCGCGATCGCCGCCGGTGCGCTGTTGAGCGCGCTGTATGCGATCTCGGACTTCGGCACCCCGGCGATCATGCGCCTCTCGGTGTTCACCCGCGAGATCTACGTCGAGTACACCTCGTTCGGCGCCGAGTACGCCGCGCTGCTTTCGATCCAACTCCTGTTGCTCGTGCTTCTCGTGCTCGTGTTGGAGTGGGCGATCCGTCCCGATCAGACCGTCAAGGGTGGCGACGCCGACCACGACGGCACCCGCGTTCAGCTGGGGCGGTGGCGTTGGCCCGCGACGTTGTTGCCCGCGGGCGTCTCCCTCGTCGCGCTCGTCGTCCCAATCTGGATCCTGCTGCTGTGGCTGGTTCGAACGGACACCGAACGACAGCCCTCGTTGTCTTTCGAGTGGGTACAGGTGCTCAACTCCGTCGGCGTCGCGGCCGCCGCGGCCGCCGTGGCGACGCTGGTCGCGCTGCCGGTCGCGTACTTCGCGGCGACGAACGACTCCCGTGTCTCGATCCTGTTCGAGCGGGCGACGTACGTCGGTTTCGCGGTGCCGGGCGTCGTCTTGGGGCTCGCCTTGGTCTTCTTCGGGGCCGGCTATCTCCCGAGCCTCTATCAGACGCTGCCGCTTTTGATCTTCGCGTACACCATCCGGTTCGTTCCGCAGGCGGTCGGCACGACCCGCACGTCCATTCTGCAACTCGACTCGAAGCTCGTCGAGGCCGGTCGGACCCTCGGGGAGTCCCCGCTCGGGACGTTCAGACGGATCACGCTGCCCAACATCCGCTCGGGGCTCGTCGCCGGCGCCGCGCTCGTGTTTTTGACGACGATGAAGGAGCTCCCCGTTACGCTCATTCTGCGTCCGTCGGGCTTCGAGACGATCGTCACCCAGATCTGGCGCGCGCAGGCGGCCGTCCTCTACCAGTACGCGGCGATCCCGGCGCTGCTGTTGCTCCTCATCTCGGGGCTGTCGATGGTCGTCATCCTGGCACAGGAAGGCGACGAGCGGGGACTGTGA
- a CDS encoding ArsR/SmtB family transcription factor, which translates to MAQKAERIERLIADELGACCEADVADRLDSLRAYRSEIPARSDADLTALKALGNDTRHTIVRLLNAADRELCVCEINPVVDVSDSAISHALSDLYDAGLVARRKEGTWRYYEPTDRAEALLAALDETREGDR; encoded by the coding sequence ATGGCCCAGAAAGCAGAGCGGATCGAACGACTCATCGCCGACGAACTCGGTGCGTGTTGTGAGGCCGACGTGGCGGACCGGCTCGACTCGCTTCGGGCGTACCGATCGGAGATACCGGCGCGCTCCGACGCCGATCTCACCGCCCTCAAGGCGTTGGGTAACGACACCCGACACACCATCGTACGCCTCCTGAACGCCGCGGATCGGGAGCTGTGCGTCTGCGAGATCAATCCGGTCGTGGACGTCAGCGACAGCGCCATCAGCCACGCGCTCTCGGATCTGTACGACGCCGGACTCGTCGCGCGGCGCAAGGAGGGGACCTGGCGATACTACGAGCCGACCGATCGCGCCGAGGCGCTTCTCGCGGCGCTCGACGAGACGCGTGAGGGCGATCGATGA
- a CDS encoding low molecular weight phosphatase family protein: MSDTPVSVAFMCVQNAGRSQMSTAFAEHERERRDLADIVEILTGGTHPADHVHDVVVEVMREEGFDLSERTPRKISTEELESCDYVATMGCSTLELDADDSDVDIRDWALDDPDGEGLDRVREIRDEIERRVTALFDEVEREMASGTTRTSDIDNA; the protein is encoded by the coding sequence ATGAGCGACACACCAGTCTCTGTGGCGTTCATGTGCGTCCAGAACGCTGGGCGGTCACAGATGTCGACTGCATTCGCCGAACACGAACGGGAGCGTCGAGATCTCGCCGACATCGTCGAGATTCTCACTGGCGGAACCCACCCTGCCGATCACGTTCACGACGTCGTCGTCGAGGTGATGCGCGAGGAGGGATTCGACCTCTCTGAACGGACACCGCGGAAGATTTCGACGGAGGAACTCGAATCGTGTGACTACGTCGCCACGATGGGCTGTTCGACGCTCGAACTCGACGCTGACGACTCCGATGTAGACATTCGTGACTGGGCACTGGACGATCCCGATGGGGAAGGCCTCGACCGAGTCCGAGAAATCCGCGACGAGATCGAGCGGCGGGTGACCGCGCTGTTCGACGAGGTCGAGCGAGAGATGGCCAGCGGTACCACCCGAACGTCGGACATCGACAATGCGTGA